In Aptenodytes patagonicus chromosome 6, bAptPat1.pri.cur, whole genome shotgun sequence, one genomic interval encodes:
- the METTL5 gene encoding rRNA N(6)-adenosine-methyltransferase METTL5, translating to MKKLKLKELESCLQQVDTFESPKLLLEQYPTRPHIAACMLYTIHNTFDDIENKTIADLGCGCGMLSIGSAMLGAGLCVGFDIDADALEIFNSNIEDFELTNINMVQCDVCCLSDSMSQAFDTVIMNPPFGTKHNKGMDMIFLKTALQMAKTAVYSLHKTSTRQHIQKKADEWEVKMEVIAELRYDLPASYKFHKKKSVDIEVDFIRFSAKKLLS from the exons ATGAAGAAATTAAAGCTTAAAGAACTGGAAAGCTGTCTTCAACAAGTTGATACTTTTGAAAGTCCAAAACTACTTCTTGAACAGTATCCAACGAGACCTCATATCGCAG catgtATGCTTTATACAATTCACAATACTTTTGAtgatattgaaaacaaaacaattgcAGATTTAGGATGTGGTTGTGGCATGCTCAGCATTGGAAGTGCAATGTTAGGAGCAGG attgtGTGTGGGGTTTGACATAGATGCCGATGCACTGGAAATATTTAATAGTAATATTGAAGACTTTGAGCTCACGAACATCAACATGGTTCAGTGTGATGTCTGTTGTTTATCTGACAGCATGTCACAGGCTTTTGACACAGTTATTATGAACCCTCCGTTTGGTACCAAGCATAATAAAG GAATGGATatgatttttctgaaaactgctttACAAATGGCAAAAACAGCTGTATATTCCCTTCACAAAACTTCAACACGGCAG CACATTCAAAAGAAAGCAGATGAATGGGAAGTGAAGATGGAAGTCATAGCAG AACTTAGATATGACCTACCAGCATCATACAAGTTCCATAAGAAGAAATCA GTTGACATTGAAGTGGATTTCATTAGATTTTCTGCCAAGAAACTCCTGAGCTGA
- the SSB gene encoding lupus La protein isoform X2: MIKFNRLSRLSKDFSVIVEALRKSKTGLMEINEDKTKIRRSPNKPLPELNDQYKAAIKNRSVYVKGFPLDATLDDIKEWLEDKGPVENIQMRRTLQRTFKGSIFAVFDSVESAKKFTEIPNQKYKDTELIVLFKEEYCTKKNEERRQNKVEAKARAKQEKEEKQKQAADAEMKSLEEKTGCLLKFSGDLDDQTCREDLHDVFSDHGEIKWIHFVRGAKEGIILFKDIAKAALEKAKAAHNGNLQLRNKDVTWEVLEGDAEKEALKKILEDQQELLKQKTKGRKIKGKGRGGKIPQGAHKGKVQFQGKKIKFENEEEGGEDDTKTEPASPKKRPLEEMEKEEPAPKQLKTENGDGDQ, encoded by the exons ATGATCAAATTCAACAG GTTAAGTCGCCTTTCAAAAGATTTTAGTGTTATTGTAGAAGCACTAAGAAAATCCAAGACTGgtttaatggaaataaatgaagacaaaacTAAAATCAGAAGATCTCCAAACAAACCCCTTCCTGAATTAAATGACCAGTATAAGGCTGCAATTAAAAACAGATCTGTATATGTT AAAGGCTTTCCACTAGATGCAACTCTTGATGATATCAAAGAATGGCTTGAGGATAAAGGTCCAGTTGAAAACATTCAAATGAGGAGAACATTGCAGAGAACATTTAAG GGCTCAATATTTGCAGTTTTTGATAGTGTTGAATCTGCTAAGAAGTTCACAGAGATCCCAAACCAAAAGTACAAAGACACAGAGCTGATAGTACTTTTCAA GGAGGAGTATTGTacaaagaagaatgaagaaaggagacaaaacaaAGTAGAAGCTAAAGCAAGAGCTAAACA ggaaaaagaagaaaaacagaaacaagcagCAGATGCTGAAATG aagTCTCTGGAAGAAAAGACAGGATGTCTTTTGAAGTTTTCTGGTGATCTAGATGATCAAACATGCAGAGAAGATCTCCATGATGTATTTTCTGATCACGGAGAAATCAAATGGATACACTTTGTCAGAGGTGCAAAGGAG GGAATTATCCTATTTAAGGATATtgcaaaagcagccctggaaaAAGCCAAAGCAGCACATAACGGAAACTTACAGCTTCGGAACAAGGATGTCACGTGGGAAGTGCTAGAAGGAGATGCAGAGAAagaagctctgaaaaaaatactggaagATCAGCAAGAattgctgaaacagaaaacaaaag GAcgcaaaattaaaggaaaaggaagagggggaaagatACCTCAAGGTGCACACAAAGGAAAAGTACAGTTTCAGggcaagaaaataaagtttgagAATGAAGAAGAAGGTGGCGAAGATGATACTAAAACAG AACCAGCAAGTCCCAAGAAGAGACCACtagaggaaatggaaaaagaagaaccTGCACcaaaacaactgaaaacagaaaatggagatgGAGATCAGtaa
- the SSB gene encoding lupus La protein isoform X1: MAENGDGENMSILESKICQQIEYYFGNHNLPRDKFLKEQIKLDDGWVPLEVMIKFNRLSRLSKDFSVIVEALRKSKTGLMEINEDKTKIRRSPNKPLPELNDQYKAAIKNRSVYVKGFPLDATLDDIKEWLEDKGPVENIQMRRTLQRTFKGSIFAVFDSVESAKKFTEIPNQKYKDTELIVLFKEEYCTKKNEERRQNKVEAKARAKQEKEEKQKQAADAEMKSLEEKTGCLLKFSGDLDDQTCREDLHDVFSDHGEIKWIHFVRGAKEGIILFKDIAKAALEKAKAAHNGNLQLRNKDVTWEVLEGDAEKEALKKILEDQQELLKQKTKGRKIKGKGRGGKIPQGAHKGKVQFQGKKIKFENEEEGGEDDTKTEPASPKKRPLEEMEKEEPAPKQLKTENGDGDQ; this comes from the exons ATGGCTGAAAATGGAGATGGTGAAAACATGTctattttggaaagcaaaatctGTCAGCAAATTGAG TACTATTTTGGCAATCACAATCTACCAAGAGACAAGTTCCTAAAGGAGCAGATCAAACTAGATGATGGCTGGGTGCCTTTAGAAGTAATGATCAAATTCAACAG GTTAAGTCGCCTTTCAAAAGATTTTAGTGTTATTGTAGAAGCACTAAGAAAATCCAAGACTGgtttaatggaaataaatgaagacaaaacTAAAATCAGAAGATCTCCAAACAAACCCCTTCCTGAATTAAATGACCAGTATAAGGCTGCAATTAAAAACAGATCTGTATATGTT AAAGGCTTTCCACTAGATGCAACTCTTGATGATATCAAAGAATGGCTTGAGGATAAAGGTCCAGTTGAAAACATTCAAATGAGGAGAACATTGCAGAGAACATTTAAG GGCTCAATATTTGCAGTTTTTGATAGTGTTGAATCTGCTAAGAAGTTCACAGAGATCCCAAACCAAAAGTACAAAGACACAGAGCTGATAGTACTTTTCAA GGAGGAGTATTGTacaaagaagaatgaagaaaggagacaaaacaaAGTAGAAGCTAAAGCAAGAGCTAAACA ggaaaaagaagaaaaacagaaacaagcagCAGATGCTGAAATG aagTCTCTGGAAGAAAAGACAGGATGTCTTTTGAAGTTTTCTGGTGATCTAGATGATCAAACATGCAGAGAAGATCTCCATGATGTATTTTCTGATCACGGAGAAATCAAATGGATACACTTTGTCAGAGGTGCAAAGGAG GGAATTATCCTATTTAAGGATATtgcaaaagcagccctggaaaAAGCCAAAGCAGCACATAACGGAAACTTACAGCTTCGGAACAAGGATGTCACGTGGGAAGTGCTAGAAGGAGATGCAGAGAAagaagctctgaaaaaaatactggaagATCAGCAAGAattgctgaaacagaaaacaaaag GAcgcaaaattaaaggaaaaggaagagggggaaagatACCTCAAGGTGCACACAAAGGAAAAGTACAGTTTCAGggcaagaaaataaagtttgagAATGAAGAAGAAGGTGGCGAAGATGATACTAAAACAG AACCAGCAAGTCCCAAGAAGAGACCACtagaggaaatggaaaaagaagaaccTGCACcaaaacaactgaaaacagaaaatggagatgGAGATCAGtaa